Part of the Penicillium digitatum chromosome 4, complete sequence genome is shown below.
ATGTTTCTGAAGGTGCGTTTCCCATAGTCTACGTGTTGAACCTTGTGTCTTGCACACGGCAACTCTCCTGGGTCAATGTACCTGCCTCTATGGCAgctggttttgtttttttttttttaaaaaaaaaattaaattCTTCATTGAGGTTCTTATTGGCATAGAGTTGAATCATTTGTAAAGGTCCCTGCTGTAGCCTTCATTGAGCAAATCCCGACGGATATTGGAATTTAGTCGCCGCCGTGCGTGGACTGTGGTCATTTTTGGACTTTTATGCCGTTCATCGGGTATTCCCCGACCTGCGGCTAAATGTTTCTCGGGCCGAAGGGGAACATATGTCAGATGGCTTTTCTGGTCAACATCTTTCACGCAGGTGTAATCTCTCAAGAGCCGAGGTATGGTGTAGATGTAAGGAAGGGGGATGTAATTTGCGGTAAATCCAATTCAGCGGTGAGATGGAAGCAATGCTTGCTGGCGGATTTGATATTTTTGGGATATTTCACGGTTGACAACCCATTCATCTGCTTGCTCAGCCTCCCCCATCCCCCGGGGATCTGGAGGATACCTTTGGCGGCATTCTTTGGAACGACTCGGATTTGCATCAGCCGTCACCAGATTCGGGGGTTTCCCGGATATGAGCCAGAATAAACCGAATGGCTCGGGCTGATGATCCGATCGCTTCCACCATCAAGTGCCACATCGAAACAGGCAAGATCGGGTTCCATCACCTCTCCGGCAATCTCGAATCTCGACCATCTCTTCACTTTTCTAGTGTGTGACTACTAACCTAGACGCATCTTGTTTCGGATAGGCTGATGATCAAACTGCAACAAGGATAGCCTGCCGCGTGATGCGGTATTGGGATCGGTTTCGGGGAGACTTTGGATAGTCTTTTCGGATATTTTTCTAGATCCAACATCTTCTGCCGACCTTCTTAGTTTCAGAGAGACACGGTCAAAAGAGACGGACACCCCTGAAGATCTTGAAGTCTTCCGAGCCAGGGGCGGCTACGACGGTGGGGCTGTGGATAAAGAGGGAGAGGGAAAGGGTGGCAAGTATCTCGAGGGCTAACAAGGAAAGGGATCGTGATCTGGATTAGAGCCAAATTGGTGGTACTGGATGGGTCAAAATAGACGCCCAAGTCTCTGGAAGAGTTCTCTGAAGATGGTCAGATTGGAGAGGGAGCTTGATCATTTGCACACAATGATTCGACGCTATGATTCCATCCATCAGGAGAAGTAGGATGGTTATGTTCTAATTGCTCTGTCTTCTTTTTAACCGACGATTCTCAGCGTAGATAGCCGGTTGTCCCCCCAAAGATCCTAGGCGTTGACCGTCTCTACGGTAGCCGATAGGGTGAAGGCCAAAACATGACATCCAATCATTCATAAATCCTAACTCGATCTCTTTACAACTACCCGGCATGTGCACCGCGCTCCTCGAGCTTCTTTCTATATCTACTGTTCGGTGCATTGTAATGTGGACAAACTACCGTCAACCCATCATCGTCTGAACGAAGAGCCCCTGGATCTTGAATGGTGTTTTCAACTCGGCTTAGCCCCTTCCCCAAGTGAGACTGATTACCGGCTCACACCCTAGAGTGCCCCTCAGGTGCTTAAGCTACATTAAGAACTAGCTGTAGTAATCGTAAGGGGGCTTAGTACAGCCGAGGACGGGATGCCCTGGTAATCGAACGGGATGCTCTGAACCGAAAATGCCTCTGGGTGTCACACATATTCTTTTACTCACCCGAGGGTAAAACGATGCAGCAAATTGGGTGTTTGAGAAGGCCAGTGCCTGATGAGGGGAGTTTATTTCGGAACCAATCCCCACCGAAAGCTCGGTGTCTGTACTTAGTTTAAcatcttcaagatcaagTTTGAAGTGATACATACCTTACCTGCAGGCCTGCTTTGTCCGAAAAAGGGTCAGGGAAGATTTGAGGACGATTTACAAGGAATGACACTGGAAGGGTCTTGAGGCACTTAGGGTCAACGAATAGATAACTCGTCGAGCCAACGGCCTTGCATGACTGATTCGACCATCGTTAGCCAATGAGTGCTTATGCAGGCATAAGGCGCGCTTCTTCCACTCAAGAGGTCTATTGAATTTCCCCAATCCCCCGGACGGGGGAAGAAAATGATCTTACTGTCGGCTGTGATACTCGGCACCGGTTACAGGATTAGTTTGACTGTCACAGGGTACCTCTAGTCTCTCTGCAGTTCTCATACTTCGGATCGGTGCAGTCAAGGTAGAGCATACAATAGCCGGACCGGCTTGGACTGTAAATCTCAAAAGACTTCACAATTTAGAACGAGGTTCCTGCTCCTATTCAATCCAATCGAAACTATTAGATCTCAACATCAACTCTAAGAGTAGACAAAAGAGGAGCAACAGTCTCCACATCCTTATCCCCCCCCCATCCACGCAGGCAAAGAACACGATCTCGGTCAGGTCCCAGCTCCTTTGCAACACGCACAGTTCCAGCAACAGTTCCAGCAACAGTTCCAGCAACAGTTCCAGCAACAGTATGCGAACTCTCCAGTGCAGCCAGAACCCCCTCAAGGTGGCTGAGCAACGAAAAAGCCATTAAGACCTCCGCGTCATTTGCTCCACCAAAAGCAACCCGACCGGACTCCTTCCAACTCGCCCACACAGGTCCAACACCAGGATAATCAAGTCCAGCAGAGACATAGTGCGTCTGGTTAGCATCCCCGCCTTCATCccaagacaaaaaaaaaaaaaaacttcgcAAGCCGTGCACCACACCAACAGACTCATGACCCAGCGAAGCAGAGTACTGCTCCTCTATTAAACGACCACCACTTGCCTCAACACCAACAAGAGCAACAAATGAACCACccaagaaggaaaaaaaaacactagCAGCATTAGACTCACCACCAACACAAGCAACAACCGCATCGGGAAGTCTACCAGCATTCATCGCGCGAAACTGATTTCGAGTCTCCGGGCCAATGACAGTCTGGAACGTGCGAACAATGGTCGGATACGGATGCGGACCAAACGCCGAGCCGACAGCAACCGGGAAAGAGTTCCAAGTGCAAGCATTCACACGATCGATCAAATATCCCACATGTCCATACGGCTCCTCATGGGCTCCGCTAACTCTCACATGAGATATGAGATACAATGCAAACAAACGAGTCAGCGATCTTGCAAATCATCCCCGTATGAGCGTTCGGGGTGGAAGAGGAAATGAGAGAGGAATGTACGATAGTCTGGGATCTTAGCTGAATACAGATTCTCCTCTCCGTAGGGATACTCACGCACAACCTTGTAACCTGCCAGCGGCACCGGGACAGCCAGACCTGGTTTACGGGCTGACTTGACCGTCTGCTGGATGTAGGAGACTTGAACACCATTCGCGAGGGCCTTAGCATTGGCCTGCTGGATGGTTGGGCTTTCGGTCCCAGGATCTGTGAAAGGAATGCCAAGTTTGATGATGTCTGGTCAGAGGTTCTGATAAGTTGATTTTAACTCCAGCATGATGCAGGTCTCACGAAAGAGACCGGAGTGAACAACACATACCTGCACCCCCGGCTTGCATGGACAGCATCATACCCGGTGTCTCGCTAACGGCCGGATAGCCAGCCGTCACATATGGGATCCAGGTAGCGTGGTTTTTGGCCTTATCTTTTGCCAAGGCTTCGTGGATGGCCTCCATATTGTGGTAGGCTAA
Proteins encoded:
- a CDS encoding Tryptophan synthase, with protein sequence MEAIHEALAKDKAKNHATWIPYVTAGYPAVSETPGMMLSMQAGGADIIKLGIPFTDPGTESPTIQQANAKALANGVQVSYIQQTVKSARKPGLAVPVPLAGYKVVHYRTFLSHFLFHPERSYGDDLQDR